One stretch of Schlesneria sp. DSM 10557 DNA includes these proteins:
- a CDS encoding ISL3 family transposase: protein MMQDRELYQQILGLKSPWTVSGVTLNVEQLRVEVRVEHSAGTLFCCPDCQQELSCYDHTEERQWRHLDSCQFKTILFARIPRVECPVHGVKQVRVPWSEKGSRFTVMFERFAIQVLLATQNVKGAMSILRTKWDQTWSILERAVARGRARKQDVAIPRVGIDEKAFLKGQNYITLVYDLDHSTVEAISDGNDADAGFAALSTLSQTQLQSIEAIAMDMSAAYVKAAKQAIPLAETKIVHDRFHIMQMATKAVDKVRRAEHRKLLKEGDDRLSQTKYVWITSQENLSEKQRSRFDEAFTLQLRTGKAWAFKEMLRDLWSQDSAATATTYFNDWYKRVIRTRLAPMKAVARSIKERLANVVSYCTHRITNGVAEGMNSKIMSIKRRVGGFRNRQNFKTAIFFYCGGLKLDPQ from the coding sequence ATGATGCAGGATCGGGAACTGTACCAGCAGATCTTGGGGTTGAAGAGTCCCTGGACGGTGTCTGGCGTCACCTTGAATGTTGAGCAGTTACGGGTTGAAGTCCGTGTCGAACATTCAGCGGGGACTCTGTTTTGCTGTCCGGACTGTCAGCAAGAACTAAGCTGCTATGACCATACCGAAGAGCGTCAGTGGCGACATCTGGATAGTTGTCAGTTCAAGACGATTTTATTCGCCCGGATTCCTCGCGTTGAATGTCCCGTTCACGGCGTGAAACAAGTCCGCGTCCCGTGGTCCGAGAAGGGTAGCCGTTTCACTGTGATGTTTGAGCGGTTCGCCATTCAGGTACTTTTGGCCACCCAGAATGTCAAAGGGGCCATGAGCATCCTGCGAACGAAATGGGATCAGACGTGGTCCATCCTGGAGAGGGCTGTTGCACGAGGTCGTGCGCGCAAACAAGACGTGGCTATTCCTCGCGTGGGAATTGACGAGAAGGCCTTCCTCAAAGGCCAGAATTACATCACGCTGGTTTATGATCTGGATCACAGCACGGTCGAGGCCATCAGTGATGGAAATGACGCCGACGCGGGATTCGCAGCACTTTCAACCCTTTCCCAGACGCAACTTCAGTCGATCGAAGCGATCGCCATGGACATGAGCGCCGCCTATGTCAAAGCGGCAAAACAAGCCATTCCCCTGGCAGAAACGAAGATCGTTCACGACCGATTCCACATCATGCAGATGGCGACGAAGGCGGTCGACAAAGTCCGACGCGCTGAGCATCGCAAACTTCTCAAGGAAGGTGATGATCGCCTGAGTCAGACGAAGTACGTCTGGATCACGAGCCAGGAGAATCTCAGTGAAAAACAGCGATCCCGATTCGACGAAGCCTTTACCTTACAACTCAGAACGGGGAAAGCCTGGGCCTTCAAAGAAATGTTGCGGGATCTGTGGAGCCAGGACTCCGCCGCTACCGCAACCACGTATTTCAACGACTGGTACAAGCGAGTGATCCGCACTCGACTGGCGCCAATGAAAGCCGTCGCTCGTTCAATTAAGGAGAGACTGGCCAATGTCGTCAGCTACTGCACTCACCGCATCACCAATGGTGTTGCCGAAGGCATGAACAGCAAGATCATGTCCATCAAAAGACGCGTCGGCGGATTCCGTAACCGACAAAACTTCAAAACCGCAATCTTCTTCTACTGCGGAGGACTCAAGCTCGACCCACAATAA
- a CDS encoding LysR family transcriptional regulator has protein sequence MDEWNFKSWSVLVLPVGGTFSPLRERLGFHARELTPIVVRKIAVLAGEARSYKRGVIALKEADVAVSTKTVERVVHDIGGELAARRDSDPKTDDALALKSDRPPELAIIECDGGRIRCRHPDRGPGVHPVGEGWRETKVACLIRAQHQTFEEDPQPEPPECFCDPHHVAKLAETEALPVAAPVPQDPPASPDATDKTLEEALTKQPIDWRPKRLVRTVLASMAEAKEFGKQMQREAKRRLFFDSQDKAFLGDGLPWNWSLWKERFSEFTPILDFIHALSYVFLAAKAVFPDSPANAWSQYLVWMRGCWQGEVNQVLEELRTWQQKFGQPPADAADQDPRKILARTITYLENNHARMKYDEYRRQGLPVTTAWMESLVKEMNYRVKGTEMWWNDPEGAEAILQIRAAGLSEDERLARHLDTRPGSPFTRPPKTPRVADKKIKS, from the coding sequence ATGGACGAGTGGAACTTCAAGAGTTGGTCGGTTCTTGTCCTGCCTGTCGGCGGGACTTTTTCCCCCTTACGTGAGCGATTGGGATTTCATGCACGCGAGTTGACTCCGATCGTCGTGCGGAAAATCGCCGTTCTTGCAGGGGAGGCACGTTCCTACAAACGAGGGGTCATCGCCCTGAAGGAAGCGGACGTTGCTGTCTCGACCAAGACGGTGGAACGGGTTGTTCACGACATCGGTGGCGAGTTGGCCGCACGCCGAGATTCTGATCCGAAAACGGATGATGCATTGGCATTGAAGAGTGACCGCCCTCCTGAATTGGCGATCATCGAGTGCGACGGTGGTCGGATTCGCTGTCGTCATCCGGACCGAGGACCCGGCGTGCATCCCGTTGGGGAGGGCTGGCGAGAGACGAAGGTCGCTTGCCTGATTCGAGCTCAGCACCAGACGTTTGAAGAGGATCCCCAACCCGAACCACCTGAGTGCTTCTGTGATCCACATCACGTCGCAAAACTGGCGGAAACCGAGGCCTTACCGGTGGCCGCGCCCGTTCCCCAAGATCCCCCAGCGAGTCCCGACGCCACCGACAAGACACTCGAAGAGGCCCTGACGAAACAACCCATTGACTGGCGTCCGAAGCGTCTGGTCCGCACCGTTCTGGCCAGCATGGCCGAGGCCAAAGAGTTTGGCAAACAGATGCAGCGAGAGGCAAAGCGACGCCTGTTTTTCGACTCGCAGGATAAAGCCTTTTTGGGAGATGGCCTCCCCTGGAACTGGTCTCTCTGGAAAGAACGGTTCTCCGAATTCACGCCGATCCTCGACTTTATCCATGCGCTCAGTTACGTCTTCCTGGCGGCAAAAGCCGTCTTTCCTGATAGCCCCGCGAACGCTTGGAGCCAATATCTGGTTTGGATGCGTGGCTGCTGGCAGGGCGAAGTGAATCAGGTGCTGGAGGAACTTCGAACATGGCAACAGAAATTCGGACAACCGCCAGCCGATGCCGCCGATCAAGACCCACGAAAGATTCTAGCGCGGACGATCACTTATCTTGAGAACAATCATGCCCGGATGAAGTATGACGAGTACCGCCGACAAGGCCTGCCGGTGACGACAGCTTGGATGGAATCGCTCGTTAAGGAAATGAACTATCGCGTCAAAGGAACCGAGATGTGGTGGAATGATCCCGAAGGAGCTGAAGCGATTCTTCAAATCCGCGCCGCCGGACTCTCCGAAGATGAACGACTCGCTCGACACCTTGATACGCGACCCGGATCGCCGTTCACCAGGCCGCCTAAAACTCCGAGAGTCGCAGACAAAAAAATCAAAAGCTGA
- a CDS encoding class I SAM-dependent methyltransferase: MVGKVHLSHNHRFSTALELPVRMLKQILVSRNVPFGGRVLVAGCGHGELVAFLDGIAYQVDAVTDSPEEIEQLRKRCPQYDFHYARLDEAVGAPPDVFDLILVQDLCVYRNNLLDLGTRSATANLLACLKPGGDLVFVRKQDGPMGCGTGHEAGCWKRHLACFPGQITINQYPESFFGRSTWDWFCGNRDHGDYFTVTMQSPPEKLNRNFWRDFARRGLMTGQGKCCAGQAAGVPALRAA, translated from the coding sequence GTGGTTGGCAAAGTTCACCTCTCGCACAATCACCGTTTTTCCACCGCACTCGAACTTCCTGTCCGGATGTTGAAGCAGATCCTGGTCAGTCGCAATGTTCCGTTTGGGGGCCGGGTGCTCGTGGCGGGCTGCGGACATGGCGAACTGGTTGCATTTCTGGACGGGATTGCGTACCAGGTGGATGCCGTGACGGACTCGCCCGAAGAAATTGAACAATTGCGGAAACGGTGTCCTCAGTACGACTTCCATTATGCGCGGCTTGACGAAGCCGTGGGAGCTCCCCCAGACGTCTTTGATTTGATTCTTGTGCAGGATCTGTGCGTCTATCGGAACAATCTGCTTGACCTGGGAACACGTTCGGCCACGGCCAATCTCCTGGCTTGCTTGAAGCCCGGGGGAGATCTGGTGTTCGTCCGGAAGCAGGACGGTCCCATGGGCTGTGGCACCGGACACGAAGCGGGGTGCTGGAAGCGGCATCTTGCCTGCTTTCCCGGGCAGATTACGATTAATCAGTACCCGGAAAGTTTCTTCGGGCGATCAACGTGGGATTGGTTTTGTGGAAATCGGGATCATGGCGACTACTTTACCGTGACGATGCAGTCCCCCCCTGAAAAACTCAATCGTAACTTCTGGCGAGATTTTGCGCGTCGCGGGCTGATGACGGGCCAGGGAAAATGTTGCGCAGGGCAGGCCGCAGGCGTTCCCGCCCTCCGAGCGGCGTGA
- a CDS encoding sulfatase-like hydrolase/transferase, giving the protein MQVRSKMVWGGLCVAAAVLITCIILMRGQQPRLNILVITLDTTRADRLGCYGYSGAETPHLDSLAQRGILFERAYAPAPMTAPSHTSMFTGLWPPEHGVVTNGQTSLLPGIPILAELVKQVGYNSAAFVSAFVLQSRFGLSRGFERYDDDLSTASPESDELHRYRDGKFVIDSASRWLKKSASSPSPSPFLCWVHLYDPHEPYLLHPDEFGNRFDNQPYDGELAYTDLLVGRLLKTLDELGIRDKTYILVVGDHGESLGEHGELTHGFTLHESTLRVPLIVVDPRIQSPGRRVTQPVPLVDLFPTLLNAAGAPVPPEISGRSLQPALSGQPLEPRTCYSLTDEPYLQAFWSPLRGLTTERWRYVRSTRPELYDLTADPSELVNLAMTNSDVLNDLENELAIFEEKLRLRSGENVELSAQDRRALESLGYTGGPARAALDLKGQKELPDIKDMLVHLNGVDEAIHLIEQKKFDAAAVILEPIASTVPNFIRARLNLGLCRMIQQNYEEAEKWFKLSLEIDPHSDRAHDMLGFTYLKLQKLDLAELHFQELLKLRPDSETGNLFLGEVYQRRGDARTALHYYTTVLRINPGNRAAQEGAELMHRALRSP; this is encoded by the coding sequence ATGCAAGTCAGGTCCAAAATGGTTTGGGGTGGCCTGTGTGTCGCTGCCGCCGTTCTGATCACGTGCATAATCCTGATGCGAGGACAGCAGCCTCGGCTGAATATCCTTGTTATCACTCTTGATACGACACGCGCAGACCGCCTGGGATGTTATGGATACTCAGGAGCGGAGACACCTCATCTGGATTCCCTGGCTCAAAGGGGAATTCTGTTCGAGCGCGCCTACGCACCGGCTCCCATGACGGCCCCTTCCCACACGTCGATGTTCACAGGGTTGTGGCCTCCTGAACATGGAGTGGTCACGAATGGGCAGACGAGCCTGCTACCCGGAATCCCCATACTTGCCGAGCTCGTTAAACAGGTCGGATATAACAGTGCGGCGTTCGTCAGCGCGTTCGTTCTCCAGTCGCGCTTCGGTCTGAGCCGCGGGTTCGAGCGCTACGATGATGACCTCTCGACTGCAAGCCCGGAGAGTGACGAACTCCACCGCTACCGCGACGGCAAGTTCGTGATTGATTCCGCAAGCCGCTGGCTGAAGAAATCTGCTTCCAGTCCGTCCCCATCCCCCTTTCTCTGCTGGGTCCACCTCTACGATCCGCACGAGCCGTACCTTCTTCATCCGGATGAATTCGGCAATCGATTTGACAATCAGCCGTATGACGGGGAACTCGCCTATACCGACCTGCTCGTGGGGAGGCTGTTGAAAACACTGGACGAGTTGGGGATCAGGGACAAGACTTACATTCTGGTCGTCGGTGACCATGGAGAGAGCCTGGGCGAGCACGGAGAGCTGACTCACGGATTTACGCTTCACGAATCGACCTTGCGGGTCCCCTTGATTGTGGTGGATCCTCGAATTCAGTCCCCTGGCCGACGGGTGACTCAACCGGTTCCTTTAGTCGATCTCTTCCCGACTCTGCTGAACGCGGCAGGTGCGCCTGTCCCACCTGAGATCAGTGGGCGCAGTCTGCAACCTGCCCTCTCGGGTCAACCCCTTGAACCACGTACCTGCTACTCGCTGACAGATGAACCTTACCTGCAAGCGTTCTGGTCCCCTCTGCGGGGGCTGACGACCGAGCGGTGGCGGTATGTCCGATCAACACGCCCGGAACTGTATGATCTGACTGCGGATCCGTCGGAACTCGTGAACCTCGCCATGACAAATTCAGACGTTCTGAACGATCTGGAAAACGAACTCGCGATCTTTGAAGAGAAGCTTCGCCTCCGTTCAGGAGAGAACGTCGAACTTTCCGCTCAAGATCGTCGGGCGTTGGAGAGTCTTGGATACACAGGCGGCCCCGCCCGTGCTGCACTCGATCTTAAAGGTCAGAAGGAGCTTCCAGACATCAAGGACATGCTCGTACACCTCAACGGGGTCGACGAGGCAATCCACTTGATCGAACAGAAGAAATTCGACGCTGCGGCAGTCATTCTCGAGCCCATCGCGTCGACTGTCCCGAACTTCATTCGAGCCCGATTAAACCTGGGACTCTGTCGGATGATTCAGCAGAACTACGAAGAAGCCGAAAAGTGGTTCAAGCTGAGCCTCGAAATTGACCCTCATTCCGACCGGGCTCACGACATGCTCGGCTTTACTTACCTGAAGCTCCAGAAACTCGACCTCGCCGAGCTGCATTTCCAGGAACTGCTGAAGCTTCGGCCAGATTCGGAAACGGGAAATCTGTTTCTCGGGGAAGTCTACCAGCGAAGGGGGGACGCCCGGACCGCCCTGCACTATTACACGACCGTGCTGAGAATTAATCCCGGGAATCGTGCCGCGCAAGAGGGCGCCGAGCTAATGCACCGCGCCCTCCGCTCACCCTGA
- a CDS encoding DUF1559 domain-containing protein: MKSRRVGFTLIELLVVIAIIAVLIALLLPAVQQARESARRTQCKNNLKNLGLALHNYHDTHSCFPPLSIAPGIGGVDSFAGGGTVPAIPRYMNVSGLLLLAPYIDQAPLYNAWNFQHAASWSHVYDMYQPSAVTGDPNVNAELSKTKVALFKCPSDPGSDYYTGVNKYYSISSTQAGGYRTSYAMCATYLEYYYAHYWSAQDLKNRRAFGSDKGTQMRDWVDGTSNCVVMAEQTREKYNGTLGGWTYVCHVNLGIDFVGPYVGPGQSWPWTPINQWIYNNDPSTYLYGRLGQWSSPGSLHVGGCHALMGDGAVRFISENIAGQAQAALGYVSDGVNPSEF, encoded by the coding sequence ATGAAATCGCGTCGCGTTGGCTTTACGTTAATTGAGCTGCTGGTGGTCATCGCGATCATCGCAGTTCTGATCGCACTGCTCCTTCCGGCGGTGCAGCAGGCTCGGGAATCAGCCCGTCGGACACAATGCAAGAACAATCTGAAGAATCTGGGATTGGCTCTCCACAACTACCACGATACTCACTCCTGCTTCCCACCGTTGTCAATCGCACCAGGTATCGGGGGTGTAGACTCTTTTGCTGGGGGAGGGACCGTACCTGCGATTCCACGCTACATGAACGTTTCGGGTTTGCTTTTGCTGGCACCTTACATCGATCAGGCCCCCCTCTATAACGCCTGGAATTTCCAACACGCCGCGAGTTGGTCGCACGTCTATGACATGTACCAGCCAAGTGCGGTGACAGGTGATCCAAACGTGAATGCCGAGCTGTCAAAAACGAAAGTTGCCCTCTTTAAATGCCCATCCGATCCGGGGAGTGACTACTACACTGGCGTCAACAAGTACTACAGCATCAGCTCGACACAGGCAGGGGGATACCGTACGAGCTACGCCATGTGTGCAACCTACCTTGAGTATTACTACGCCCACTACTGGTCAGCACAAGACCTGAAAAACCGCCGCGCTTTTGGCTCTGACAAAGGGACTCAAATGCGAGACTGGGTTGATGGCACCAGTAATTGCGTCGTCATGGCTGAGCAAACCCGCGAGAAGTACAACGGAACTCTTGGGGGGTGGACTTACGTCTGCCATGTGAACCTGGGAATCGACTTCGTCGGACCTTATGTGGGGCCCGGACAGAGTTGGCCATGGACGCCAATCAATCAGTGGATCTACAACAACGACCCATCAACTTATCTCTACGGCCGACTGGGACAATGGAGTTCCCCCGGTAGCCTCCATGTTGGGGGATGTCACGCGCTGATGGGCGATGGGGCAGTTCGCTTTATCAGCGAAAATATCGCCGGACAGGCACAGGCGGCTCTTGGCTACGTCTCAGACGGCGTCAATCCCAGCGAATTCTAA
- a CDS encoding WD40 repeat domain-containing serine/threonine protein kinase yields MHTDQTCPRAEELRQLLNGTLSGERQQSCTEHMDVCKGCQTTLEVLATEGTDLSSVVGSLRESAPPANSGYWKAVEQVEAVLEETLVPKVSVLKRDVSLDFLEPPVDAAYLGRISHFDVMRVLGRGGMGVVLEAFDSHLQRNVALKVLDPDLAEDDIARQRFCREARAAASITHENVVAVHQVERSGANGLPYLVMQLITGESLEQRLTREKSMSMREVVRIGMQVANGLAAAYAQGLIHRDIKPGNILLEQSNDRVKLTDFGLARATEDVKLTRSGFVSGTPLYMAPEQAMGEEPDHRSDLFSLGAVMYEMVAGQPPFTGNSALAILKRISDTKHQSLRELNPEVPGWLADTIDQLLAKKPSDRIQSATHLAELLEFQLALMKTSEDVPTVCRIEASKEAARQRWISAAIGVGFLSLGLLGGMLIANRPSSVSTAPGSATKPLAVLSANSGTVWSVAFSPSSDLLAMGVEDGSVRIWDVQSRSVKSTLNAHRAAVWSAQFTRKGDLLATAGDDGLIKLWDLSFSEPRFTFENPHAVRSIVFSHDDQVLYAGNKDGGIKAWSLETNQSVAQAHQPSAIYALAISPDNETLASSGSDKVVRLWNARNLTQKLLLEGHSGPVYGLAFNHDGHQLASVGWDKMIRIWDADSGLLLRSWDGKGDDIWGVAYSPDGKRLATGGHEGVVKLWNPETGQLLDEFLGHKIAVHNLKFNQDGHLLASGGRDGTVRIWKIE; encoded by the coding sequence ATGCATACAGATCAGACCTGCCCGCGTGCGGAAGAGCTTCGGCAGCTTCTCAATGGAACCCTCTCGGGCGAACGTCAACAGTCCTGCACTGAGCACATGGACGTGTGCAAGGGCTGCCAGACAACGCTCGAAGTCCTGGCTACCGAGGGGACTGATCTGTCGAGCGTGGTGGGGAGCTTGCGCGAGTCCGCCCCTCCTGCCAATTCGGGCTACTGGAAAGCGGTCGAACAAGTTGAGGCGGTGCTTGAAGAGACGCTCGTTCCCAAAGTGAGCGTCCTGAAACGCGATGTCTCGCTCGACTTTCTCGAACCCCCCGTTGACGCCGCATACCTGGGACGAATTTCTCACTTTGATGTGATGCGTGTTCTGGGGCGGGGGGGGATGGGCGTCGTTCTCGAGGCGTTTGACTCTCATTTGCAGCGGAATGTTGCTCTGAAGGTGTTGGACCCTGATCTGGCAGAAGATGACATTGCCCGTCAGCGTTTCTGCCGAGAGGCCCGCGCAGCCGCGTCGATCACACACGAAAACGTTGTGGCGGTGCACCAGGTGGAAAGATCGGGCGCCAATGGGCTTCCCTACCTTGTGATGCAGTTGATCACGGGAGAATCGCTGGAACAGCGATTGACCCGAGAAAAAAGCATGTCGATGCGCGAAGTCGTACGCATCGGGATGCAAGTTGCAAACGGGCTGGCAGCCGCTTATGCCCAGGGGCTGATTCACAGGGATATCAAGCCCGGAAATATTCTGCTTGAGCAATCGAATGACCGCGTGAAGCTGACGGACTTTGGTCTGGCTCGTGCTACGGAAGATGTGAAGCTGACACGTTCTGGTTTTGTCTCTGGCACGCCCCTGTATATGGCTCCCGAGCAGGCGATGGGGGAAGAACCGGACCACCGGTCGGACCTCTTCAGCCTCGGGGCTGTGATGTACGAGATGGTTGCCGGGCAGCCCCCTTTTACAGGCAATTCTGCACTCGCGATTCTGAAGCGTATCAGTGATACGAAGCATCAGTCGCTTCGTGAACTGAACCCTGAAGTCCCCGGATGGCTGGCCGATACGATCGATCAACTGCTTGCCAAGAAGCCGTCCGATCGAATCCAGTCAGCCACGCACCTTGCTGAACTGCTTGAGTTTCAACTTGCCCTGATGAAAACGTCGGAAGATGTACCTACGGTTTGCCGGATTGAGGCCAGTAAAGAAGCGGCGCGTCAACGCTGGATTTCGGCGGCGATTGGTGTGGGATTCTTGAGTCTCGGTTTGCTGGGTGGGATGTTGATCGCAAACCGCCCTTCTTCTGTCAGCACTGCCCCCGGTTCAGCAACCAAACCATTGGCGGTTCTCAGCGCTAATTCGGGTACCGTCTGGTCCGTAGCCTTCAGTCCGTCCAGTGACTTGCTCGCCATGGGTGTGGAGGATGGTTCCGTACGGATCTGGGACGTTCAATCCCGTAGCGTGAAATCGACCCTCAATGCCCACCGAGCGGCCGTCTGGTCAGCTCAGTTCACGCGCAAAGGAGACTTGCTGGCGACTGCAGGTGACGATGGTCTGATCAAGCTGTGGGATCTGTCCTTCTCGGAACCCAGGTTCACCTTCGAAAACCCCCACGCGGTGAGAAGCATCGTTTTCTCACACGATGATCAGGTGCTTTATGCAGGGAATAAAGACGGGGGAATTAAAGCCTGGTCACTGGAAACGAATCAATCCGTGGCCCAGGCTCACCAACCCAGTGCCATCTATGCTTTGGCAATTTCGCCCGACAACGAGACCCTTGCCAGTTCGGGAAGTGATAAGGTTGTTCGACTCTGGAATGCTCGCAATCTGACGCAGAAATTGCTGCTGGAGGGACATTCTGGCCCGGTCTATGGTCTCGCCTTCAACCACGACGGTCACCAGTTGGCGTCGGTGGGGTGGGATAAGATGATCCGCATCTGGGATGCTGATAGTGGGCTTCTGCTGCGATCCTGGGATGGCAAAGGGGACGACATCTGGGGCGTGGCATACTCTCCAGATGGAAAACGCCTCGCCACGGGGGGGCACGAGGGAGTAGTGAAACTCTGGAATCCGGAAACAGGACAACTGCTCGATGAATTTCTGGGCCACAAGATTGCGGTGCACAACCTGAAGTTCAACCAGGACGGACATCTCCTGGCATCCGGAGGCCGAGACGGGACCGTCCGGATCTGGAAGATCGAGTAA
- a CDS encoding RNA polymerase sigma factor, protein MAVNDSPLTRASLLVQIRDGTNQRAWREFVSLYGPVVYGFARKRGLQDADAADLMQEVMRSVAAAIGQLEYDRKRGSFAGWLFTITRNKVFNFLSARRSRPQGAGDTDTHRLLNAQPDNDEGSDAWELEYQRQIAAIAMQRIQPEFQESTWRAFQLTAVDGLPAPVVAERTGLSTGAVYVAKSRVLARLKSEVEAVRKQEEN, encoded by the coding sequence TTGGCTGTCAACGACTCACCACTGACTCGAGCAAGTCTCCTGGTTCAGATTCGTGATGGCACGAACCAGCGAGCGTGGCGAGAGTTTGTGAGTCTATATGGGCCGGTCGTGTATGGGTTTGCCCGGAAGCGGGGATTACAGGATGCAGACGCCGCTGACTTGATGCAGGAGGTCATGCGTTCGGTTGCTGCGGCGATTGGTCAACTGGAGTATGACCGCAAGCGTGGATCGTTCGCCGGTTGGCTGTTTACGATCACTCGCAATAAGGTTTTCAACTTCCTTTCGGCTCGGCGAAGTCGTCCGCAGGGAGCAGGGGATACCGACACTCACCGTCTGCTCAATGCCCAACCCGATAACGACGAAGGCTCCGACGCCTGGGAACTGGAATACCAAAGACAAATTGCTGCGATCGCGATGCAGCGAATCCAGCCAGAATTTCAGGAAAGTACGTGGCGGGCCTTCCAGTTGACGGCCGTTGATGGACTGCCGGCACCTGTGGTTGCCGAACGGACGGGGCTTTCCACAGGAGCCGTCTACGTGGCGAAAAGCCGTGTTCTCGCCCGATTGAAAAGCGAAGTCGAAGCGGTGCGGAAGCAGGAAGAGAATTAG
- a CDS encoding carboxypeptidase-like regulatory domain-containing protein — translation MKFGLRALILLSLTAVLGCGGGPKLPKWPDPVPASGTITFDGKPLVDATVSFTPLEQTQGKGAVGTTDESGKYELKSLGPDGKPKPGAIPGKYRVSVSRMVKADGSVWKPDPKNPGGPMNFGAKEELPRQYAVESKLVADVASGKSPYDFKLEKRKK, via the coding sequence ATGAAATTTGGTTTGAGAGCACTCATTCTTCTTAGCTTAACTGCGGTCCTGGGTTGTGGAGGCGGCCCGAAACTCCCCAAGTGGCCTGATCCAGTTCCCGCATCCGGCACGATTACGTTTGACGGTAAGCCGCTGGTCGATGCAACCGTTTCGTTCACACCACTCGAACAGACTCAAGGCAAAGGGGCCGTCGGAACCACGGATGAATCCGGAAAGTATGAACTCAAGTCGCTCGGCCCGGACGGCAAGCCGAAACCAGGAGCAATTCCCGGCAAATACCGCGTTTCAGTCAGTCGAATGGTGAAAGCCGATGGATCCGTCTGGAAGCCAGACCCCAAAAATCCCGGAGGCCCGATGAATTTTGGTGCAAAGGAGGAGCTTCCACGACAGTATGCCGTGGAATCGAAGCTGGTGGCAGACGTGGCAAGCGGCAAATCCCCCTACGATTTCAAACTGGAGAAAAGGAAAAAATAA
- a CDS encoding SDR family NAD(P)-dependent oxidoreductase produces the protein MSKKLEGKVAVITGGCTELGVAAARKFVSEGADVFITGRSHAEFDTPVMQIGRHAAPVQGDIDKFADLGRLYETVRSKKGRIDILFANAGYSERDNYGSATEVHFHKLFGINVRRLLISVQKALPLLNDGASIILTSSVAGVTGFDNIGAYNATKAAVSAFAKTWTSSLKLKNIRVNVINPAPIVPPLFGNRTQGAFAEGITFDRISDPEEIADAAVYLAQNESRFLAGIDLFVDAGLVQV, from the coding sequence ATGTCAAAGAAGCTGGAAGGCAAAGTAGCCGTCATCACGGGTGGATGCACCGAACTTGGGGTCGCTGCCGCGCGCAAGTTTGTGTCAGAAGGCGCGGACGTATTTATCACGGGACGCAGCCATGCTGAATTCGACACGCCCGTGATGCAAATTGGCCGACACGCTGCCCCTGTCCAGGGGGACATCGACAAGTTTGCTGATCTTGGTCGCCTGTATGAAACCGTCCGGTCAAAGAAAGGCCGCATCGATATCCTGTTCGCCAACGCGGGGTATAGCGAGCGTGATAACTATGGGTCCGCAACGGAAGTTCATTTCCACAAGCTGTTCGGAATCAACGTGCGCCGCCTGTTGATTTCCGTTCAGAAGGCGCTGCCGCTTCTCAATGACGGTGCTTCCATCATTCTGACCAGTTCTGTTGCCGGTGTGACGGGCTTCGACAACATCGGTGCCTACAACGCCACGAAGGCTGCCGTCAGCGCGTTCGCAAAAACGTGGACAAGCAGCCTGAAACTGAAAAATATCAGGGTCAACGTTATCAACCCTGCCCCGATCGTTCCTCCGTTGTTCGGCAACAGGACGCAAGGTGCATTCGCCGAAGGAATCACTTTCGATCGAATCAGCGATCCCGAGGAAATCGCCGACGCCGCAGTTTACCTCGCACAGAATGAGTCACGATTCCTCGCGGGGATCGATCTCTTTGTCGACGCGGGCCTCGTGCAGGTCTAG